In [Phormidium] sp. ETS-05, the genomic window AATTCTCAAAAATATAAGCCCCGCGCATCAGGCGGTAAATAAAATAAGGCAAGGTTTCACGAGTTTGCACCCCCTCCACCATAGAGTGTAGTTCCAAATACTCATCTAACGTCTGGCGCGGGCGGGTGTAAAACTCCTCAAACCCGCCGTACTCAGAAAACTGTACCGCTAAATCCCCTTGGTGACGCTGGAAATAGCGCCACAAGATACGAGGCACCACGGAACCGCCCAAGTGGCGGTGCAATTCAGCATATAAAGCCACGGCCACTGCTCCTAAAATTGAGGATTGACGAATCACTAGGACATGCCACCCCAAACCTAGCCATCACCTACTGTTTCACCTCTTGTTTACGAATTTTAACAAAAAATCATTTGACATATGGCAAACAAGATGGGGATAATTGTGGATTGTGTAAACTAAACCCATGAAAAACCCTTGGCTAACGTCGTAGTAATAGGCGCCCAGTGGGGCGATGAAGGAAAAGGTAAAATTACCGACCTGCTGAGCAAGTCAGCAGATGTTGTAGTACGTTACCAAGGGGGGGTGAACGCTGGCCACACGGTAGTGGTCAACGACCAAACCTTTAAGCTGCACCTGATTCCCTCTGGCATCCTCTACCCGGATACCGAGTGCATTATTGGTTCGGGAACGGTGATTGACCCGCAAACCCTGATTCAAGAGCTAGACCAACTCGAAGCGCTCCAAATCTCCACGCGCAACTTGATGGTGTCCCAAACCGCTCACGTGACTATGCCTTACCACCGCTTGATTGATATGGCAGCGGAAGAGCGGCGGGGTAGTGAGAAAATCGGCACCACCGGACGCGGTATCGGTCCGACCTATGCGGATAAATCTGAGCGCACGGGCATCCGCATCCAGGATTTGATGGACCCGGAAAGACTGCGGGAGCGTTTGGAATGGACGATTAATTATAAAAATGCCATTCTGGAAAAGCTCTACGATTTGCCCCCCCTTGATGCTCGCGAGGTGATTGCTGACTACATGGGATACGCCGATCGTCTTCGTCCTCATGTAGTAGATGCCTCTCTCAAGATTTATGAAGCCATCCGCCAGCGGCGCAATATTCTCTTTGAAGGCGCCCAAGGCACCCTCCTCGACCTGGACCATGGCACCTATCCCTATGTAACTTCATCTAACCCGGTAGCGGGCGGTGCTTGTGTGGGGGCGGGTGTGGGTCCAACTTGCATCGATCGGGTGATTGGCGTCGCCAAAGCCTACACCACCCGCGTCGGTGAAGGTCCATTTCCCACAGAACAAACCGACGAAGTAGGAGAGTTGCTCAGCTCCCGGGGCGCCGAATTCGGCACCACCACGGGCCGCAAACGCCGCTGCGGTTGGTTTGATGCCGTTATCGGTCGCTACGCCGTCCGCATCAACGGACTCGACTGCCTCGCCATCACTAAACTCGATGTCCTCGACGAGGTGGAAGAAATCAAAGTCTGTGTCGCCTACGAGATGGATGGCAAGGAAGTGAAAGAATTCCCCAGCAGCTCTCAGGAGTTTGCTCGTTGTCGTCCCATTTATGAAACCAAACCGGGCTGGAAAACTTCCACCTCCCATTGCCGCAACCTGGAGGACCTGCCTCAAGCGGCTTTGGATTACCTGAAGTTTTTGGCGGAATTGATGGAAGTGCCGATCGCCATTGTCTCCCTCGGAGCCGATCGCGACCAAACCATCATCGTTGAAGACCCCATCCACGGTCCCAAGCGCGCCCTCCTCTACCCCAACGGCACCCCTAACCCCACGGAATAATTCTCGGACTGGGAGACGGGGGGACGGGGGGACCAGGAGACCAGGGGACGGGGGGACGGGGGGGGAGTGTGGGGATTGTGGGGAGTGTGGGGAGTGAAAAGTGAAAAGTGAATAGGGAATAGGGAATAGGGAAAATTTTCACTCTTCACTCTTCACTCTTCACTTGGACCGTCCAGAAGTCCCCCCGTCTCCCCGTCCCCCCTAGCCCGCTGCCGCGTAGGCGTTGCCAGCGCGTAGGCGTTGCCTGCGCATAGCGCATAGCGCTTAGGCGGGGGTCACCCCATCCCCCCGTCCCCCCATCTTCCAGTCCCCCCGTCTCCCCATCCCCCGTCTCCTTATGCCCAATGCCGATACCAACCCCAAAATAGGCAAAGCTAGTCTTTATCAAACAGATTTTTGTGCTTGGACAGAAGCACAAGCAGCCCTCCTGCGGGAACAGCGATGGCATGAACTGGACTTGTTGAATTTGATTGAAGAAATTTCAGCCTTGGGCAAACAACAACGTCAGGAGTTAAGAAATCGGTT contains:
- a CDS encoding adenylosuccinate synthase, which encodes MANVVVIGAQWGDEGKGKITDLLSKSADVVVRYQGGVNAGHTVVVNDQTFKLHLIPSGILYPDTECIIGSGTVIDPQTLIQELDQLEALQISTRNLMVSQTAHVTMPYHRLIDMAAEERRGSEKIGTTGRGIGPTYADKSERTGIRIQDLMDPERLRERLEWTINYKNAILEKLYDLPPLDAREVIADYMGYADRLRPHVVDASLKIYEAIRQRRNILFEGAQGTLLDLDHGTYPYVTSSNPVAGGACVGAGVGPTCIDRVIGVAKAYTTRVGEGPFPTEQTDEVGELLSSRGAEFGTTTGRKRRCGWFDAVIGRYAVRINGLDCLAITKLDVLDEVEEIKVCVAYEMDGKEVKEFPSSSQEFARCRPIYETKPGWKTSTSHCRNLEDLPQAALDYLKFLAELMEVPIAIVSLGADRDQTIIVEDPIHGPKRALLYPNGTPNPTE